In the genome of Triticum urartu cultivar G1812 chromosome 5, Tu2.1, whole genome shotgun sequence, one region contains:
- the LOC125509040 gene encoding uncharacterized protein LOC125509040 has product MAGPSLPTPPPVEEPQTGAAKSVTTVDALTVDTLRNILRRLSLADLLRAALACHRWRRVAARCIPRTAPLLGYFFHPTATGLPAPLHSRSKEIDTPAVFAPLDASSPSLSLDFAPGASRYVLHDCHQGLLLLEPFASLPKGTIPRFLVIDPATRRRVLLPPPPRDTVPDDHRSRAHPSKLCFEVVCFAIDGGHPRVWVASVDDGRCSWRAHPRTMELEVDFDPWLFEGRCVHAAGKIYWHICNSYRMLVLDPATLHLSYLLAPAVLSDHFCTYRVGETPEDGRLCLLAVGSRSRQLQLWVRAEARGSDNGWFLEREMLNMRVVWDAVPGLPNDLAHRIFSVWPSDMDAGRTGKVFIRTIGYGRYSLHLDTAKIEPLHTKHGKEYGHPIFAYFLAWPPAFLAPEY; this is encoded by the coding sequence ATGGCCGGACCATCTCTCCCTACGCCACCGCCGGTGGAGGAGCCACAGACGGGGGCTGCGAAGTCGGTGACGACGGTCGATGCCCTCACCGTGGACACCCTCCGCAACATTCTCCGTCGCCTCTCCCTCGCCGACCTTCTCCGTGCCGCCCTCGCCTGCCACCGCTGGCGCCGCGTCGCCGCACGCTGCATCCCCCGCACCGCCCCACTTCTCGGCTACTTCTTCCACCCCACCGCCACCGGTTTGCCAGCGCCCCTGCACTCGCGATCCAAGGAGATCGACACCCCCGCCGTCTTCGCTCCCTTGGACGCCTCCTCCCCGAGCCTCTCCCTCGACTTCGCTCCGGGGGCCTCCCGCTACGTGCTCCACGACTGCCACCAAGGCCTCCTGCTTCTCGAGCCGTTCGCGTCGCTCCCCAAGGGGACCATCCCGCGCTTCCTCGTCATCGACCCGGCCACCCGCCGCCGCGTGCTCCTCCCGCCGCCACCGCGCGACACGGTGCCCGACGACCACCGCTCCCGCGCGCACCCGAGCAAGCTCTGCTTCGAGGTCGTCTGCTTCGCCATCGACGGCGGGCACCCGCGCGTCTGGGTCGCGTCCGTGGACGACGGCCGATGCAGCTGGCGCGCCCACCCGCGGACCATGGAGCTAGAGGTCGATTTCGACCCCTGGTTGTTCGAAGGGCGCTGCGTGCACGCCGCCGGGAAGATCTACTGGCACATCTGCAACTCCTACCGCATGCTCGTGCTGGACCCTGCGACACTGCACTTGTCCTACCTGCTGGCGCCGGCCGTACTGTCAGACCATTTCTGCACGTACCGCGTCGGGGAGACGCCGGAGGACGGCCGGCTCTGCCTCCTGGCCGTGGGGAGTCGCTCGAGGCAGCTGCAGCTCTGGGTCCGCGCGGAGGCCAGAGGGAGCGACAATGGGTGGTTTCTGGAGAGGGAGATGCTCAACATGCGTGTGGTGTGGGACGCAGTGCCAGGCCTGCCCAATGACCTTGCCCACAGGATCTTCAGTGTTTGGCCCAGCGACATGGACGCGGGGCGTACCGGGAAGGTGTTCATCAGAACCATAGGATATGGGCGCTACTCCTTACATCTGGACACCGCCAAGATTGAGCCCCTGCACACCAAACATGGCAAGGAGTACGGCCACCCGATCTTTGCCTACTTCCTCGCGTGGCCGCCTGCCTTCCTCGCTCCAGAATACTGA